GAACAGCCTGCCAAGGTCATTTGCACTTGGAAGAtgtgcagaggctgcagggcagTGCAGCTCAGCCCATCGGGGCTGGGATGCTTTGCACAACACTACTCCTGCAAAAATAGTGACACCAAACACGACCTGCAGCTAAACCAAAGGCCCTTCTCCAGTGCTGGAGCAGGTAACGTGTCactgcctccagctgccagcaggctgcGAGGCAGCACCAGCATAAATGGAAATTAGTCTCGTTATGGATGACAGGCAGCAGCGCAAGCCTGTATCAGCACAGGATACAGCTGAACACAAAACGACCCCTTTGGCAATAGCGCTGTAGCAAATAAATTGGCATCTCAGCTCACCTTGTGAACGGGCTATCCTTTTGCAAACGGAGAGTAAACATAGCAGACGAGGCAGGCTGATCGTCAGGAACTGGAGCAGAGGGCAGGTCCCTTCACACAACAGTAGTCCTTTTCCCCGGCAGGTCGGAGGCGTTCTCGTACGCAGAGACGAGTCCCTTTGCCCAGCGGGTGCCTGGGGAGCCCTGCTGCATCACCACCAGCCGGATGGGAGGCTGGCTGTTCGCAGGGACTTCGGGAGCATATTCCTTGCTGGGATCCTTCCCCCTGCAGTCATAGAGCACGCAGGAGATCAGGAAAACCAGGAGCAAAATAACATAGCTAGCTACCAGAATGATGAGATTCAAGGTAACAGGGTCAATCTCCAAATAAAACTCCATTTGATCCCATACTACGGAGTGCAAACCCGGACAGTGAAGTTTCATATGCACGAGTGAGCGAACGCTAACTGATCAGAATAGATGTATTGGCTTTGCggtaaaaatacattaatcCTCATGTCTCCTGTAGCAATGGATTTCCCCGAACTGGATGATTAAAGCAGCTCAGTTTAATAACTTAAGCTCCTTCTTTTAATGCCACATTGCCTACAGTGGCAGAAGCTAAATTTGAATGCTATATTGACAGCAAAACATCCCCCTTGCTCAGGGACTCTAGCTTTCCTTGACAGGCAGGCACCAAACCATGTTTCCTCTAAGGGCATTTTGCAGGAGCTCCCCTCTAAAGGTGGGTTTGGGCCCCAGATCAAGTCACTGTGGCTGTGGGCTGAATAAAACCGAGCCATTCACTAGTAAATGAGTACATAGATAAAATAGGGAGAGAGTCATTTGCAAGGTAACTTTTCTCAAAGACTAGTCAGCCTGATTCTGATTTCAACAAAACCTTTGTGCCCTGCCCCTGGGCTATAAAGGGCCCTTGAACATgaattaaaagcttttattgcCCACTTCCCCATCAGCAGCCCCAGGACACATCTCACACTGCTGCAGGCGATGCCCAGCCAGCACTCACAGCCCTGTCCCAACCAGCCAGGTCTGTTGccaccacagctgctccagcccgGGCAGCACTAATTTCTTTTCCCTACGCAGACTCCCCGCTTGCCAAAAAATGGCCAAGCTGGCAGCGTGGCTGTCCCGTGCCTGGGAGCGGTGCCAGGCTGCCCAGCCACAAAACTAGCAAGAACTTTTCGCACCTTCAAGgtttgcatttctgaagctgaTGAGGGAGCAGCGACACACACGCAGCTGCCACACATTGCCTGCTTGTTTCCATGGAAAAGGAAGCTGGAGAGAGCATCCCTCCTCCAGACAGTGTTGTAACAGGTGTAGGACACCAGGAAGGCAGACGGGAAGGGCAGGAGATGATGCCAACGAGCACCCAGACCCTACGTCAGCACGCTCGCTGCTTCCACGCAAAACTCCAAGGTTTTGGTCAGCATTACAGCACAGGAGGGTTTTAGTAAGAGATTAGGCTGTCTCAGTCTTAGTGCTGCCAGAGCTGTGGAAAAGGGCTTTACGTGTCAGCGGGAATCCAATCCGGCATGTCTAAGCTGTAAGAAATATGTCATGGGGCCATCCGGCTGCCGCAGACCTCGACGCACGCCGCTTGTTTTAAGGCCAACATCGTCTGCGTCCCCCAGtctgccctcccagccctgttTAGCCCTTAAGACATTCATATCAGGGAGAAATAAACACAGATCCGGCACTGCAGGAGGCATGTTGAACAGAGAGGAGGGGAGCCTGCAACAAGAGGATGCACATTTGCGCAAACCTCGTGCTGCATTTGTCACCCATCACACTCACATCCAAAGCCAACTAAATTTGGCTTTTGAGCGTAGTTTAGACCAAAACTGTGATGTTTCAAGACAAGCTAAGGCGTTCCAGTATGCAGTTCCCCTCCAAAGCAATGATGAATGGAGCTGGGACTTGGTTTCAGCTTCTAGCTGGGAACATTTGAAAGTCTTTCTAAAATCCCTCCTTAATGACTCAGAAGCACAAGTACCTTTGAAAGGCAGAAGGGTTCATGGTTTTAAAATTCAATCACATTGCACTACAAAAAGTTAGTACCAAAGTAATAATTTATATGTAGTTCACACGTTGGCAGAGATTTGTGAGAGTACACTTATTTCGGATTATGTTTAGGGGGATTTTAAATTAGTTTAAGTCTTTTAGATTAGTCTCCAAATAAAGCCTAGGCTCTGTAAACTCAGTACCATCCTCACAAAAGCAAgttgatgttgtttttctcccttttatttaaagatcACCAGAAGGTGAATTTTCTCTAACTCCTCCCCCACTGATAGCCAGCACTCAGATTTTGATCTGATGTTGCAGCCAGGAGATGCACGATGTTAAGCATTTAATTTAGCAAGCTTTTAGAGGGACTTGTCAAAAAGTAAAATCTGGAACTTGAGTATTGCACCATCTCCTGCACGGCAAGAGAAAAGCCTCCACGGTTCTACATCTCTGCAGCTTCCCAAAACAGTGCCTTAGAGCGAAACCACGCCGCGTTCCCAAGGCGCCTCCTGACGGCTGCACCCAGACCCGAAGCACAGCGAGCAGACCTCGCATTTACGCTTATGTTGTGACCCCTCGGGCCCCATCACCAAGCTGTTTGCAGCAGCCTGTGCACTGAGAACTGGAGTCTGCAAGCGGATTTGTCCAACACACATTGCTTCCTCCCAGCCTGAGTCCAGAGCATGAGGAAGGTGTTGACTTTGATACTCCTGAGCCAAGAACTGCCAGGGTTCAGTACTGTGGCTGGCACCCTTGCCAGGAATATCACGCCTCTCAGGATCCCGTCTGCACACATCCCCAGGCTCTACACGGTGCAGTCTCACTCCAGCAAGCCAGCATTTCTCCCTGGTCAGCATCCCGccgtccctccctgcccagccctcaCCCTGCCCGTGCTGTTTGTGCCACACACCCCGCTCTTAAGAAAAACCTTCCAGATCTGTTTGCGCCTCTGCTGATGGAGTGCTGACACCTCTGAGGTGAGCGGGTGCGCATTTCTCCCTGAGCAAATGTGAGTCTTGGAAGTTTTGCAGGATTTGGAAGAACCCAAGCAAGCTGGCGCATGCGTTGGGGTGaagtgctgcttttctgcaggacTGGTGTTCCTCGGAAGTCTGCAGTTCAGCTCCGCTGTAACTGCTTCAGAGCCAGATCAGCTCTGCCAGAGCACAGAAGGGCAATTTGCACAAAGCCTCTGAAATACTCTCTAAAAGTGGATTTGCTGGAgtctgctatttattttttctactactTATTTATTTCACCATTCTAccatttaaacaacaacaacaacaagcctATGCCAGGGTTCAGAGCTCCGAGCTGAAGATCTGAGCCCACCAGTTGCCACCAATGCAACTCCACATTCAATTCTTCCTgcagttttttcctctttcatccACATTGATTTATAGATGCTTCCAGatgaaaacacctttttttaTAAGCATCCAGTTCAACTGGGGTGAGatatagagaaataaaatgtgcataAACTGAAAgttatgtatttttagaaattttgcTTGAAACCACTGTATAGTGACCTTCACAACAGATAAGCTCTGAGgttattaaaaaaggaaacaactcCTTTATGATCAGAGAGAAATGATATTACAGCAAAAGCCTTGGGAAGAGGCCCCAGTGGGACAGTTATAAGCACTCCCCTTGCTTCAAGTGCAGCCACGGCACAAGTTGAAAGGGGACACAGGCAATGGCTGAAGAAATCAGTCTGCAAGGAAGCACAGCGTCATCTGGTCTGCCGCAGAAGTCCAGCGGAGCAGTGTTTGTCCAACTTGGCCAAGTGAAGCAGTAGGTACCTGCTGTGCTGACTCTGAGCAAAGCTGGTTAGGGCTGACCCTATGAGCATTTCAGCCGGCAGATCCCAGACACAGCAGCCCGGATGGGTGACATGTAGCACAATGCGCTGGGACGATGCATGCAGCAGAATATCCCAAAGGGAGCAGCCatatggaaacaaaaagcagcattcaGACCCGGTGCTTCCCAGATGCAGCCGAAGCAGTCGAGAGCGCCGGCAGAGCCTGGTGCGTTGCGGGAAGTGCTGCTCGATGCAGCTGACCCCATTCCAGCTGGCTGCACCTTGGAGCTGCCGCCCAGCGAGAGCCATCGGTGCTGGGCTTGATTGGCTTATCTGCAGTGTCACTGCTAAAAATAGCCCCTCGTAAATAAATCTCTTCAATCCTGGTGCAGTGTGAACAGAGGGGAACATcgacaacagcaacaataatgAATTTCAGACAGAACAATAAACAGGCTGAAATGGGGTGTCAAGAAGGACAGACCAACCACAGGGATTCCATCCTGGCCTTTGGAGTGGGGCACACCAAAAGCCAGCGTGTGGGTTGCTGTCCCAGCCCATTGGTTCCCCCCAGCAGAAGGCCGCAACATTGGAGGGAAGCAGCCCACCACGGTCAGCAACCAAACTCTGGTTACTCCAGGACCTACAGCCCAAATCCCAAACACCCAGAGCAAACCCAGCGAGGGCAGCTCTGCGACACACATGCCATGGGGAACTGATGCAGGGCATGGGACACCTCAGGGGCGAGCAGTGCCTGGGGCTCGCAGAAGGGGCACACACCCCTTCGTGCTTAGCCTGCGGCATGGGGGGGCTCTTTCCCCCCTTCCCACGAGCCGGGCTGGCAGGTAGCTGCCCCTTCACCTCCATGCCCTTATTTTCCATGGGTCTCTCAGCTCAGCGCTGCTCAgagccgccccccggcccccggcgcAGCGCTGCGGGCCGCCCACACGGGGGCGCTGGGATCGGGGGCACCCCGGGACCCCCGCGCTGGGCTCTAGGGGGCAGCGGGCTCCGTCCTCTGGCAGCGCTTTAGGGGAGAAAAGGTTTTTCCACCGTTGGGGTTTTGCTATGCGCTCTGTCAGGAAGCATTTAAGCGCAGCGGTTAAAGCATTTCCTGCTCTCtctatacacatatatataatataatctATTTGATCCCTACAGCTTTAGAAAAGAGCTGCTATAACACTCCTCTTGATATAGGAATAGAAATTcaagaagataaaaaggaaaaacacagtatAGCCGCTATGCACAGGACTTGCATACTCAGTTATCTGGGTTGGGGTCCCCTCCCAAGACCCTAAACCCACACATCTGTCAGTCAGCAAAGCACCTGCCTGCAAGACTACGGATGATCCTACAGAGGTGAAAGAGGCAGCTGGCAGTTGAGGTTAAGTGGATCTTGCTGAAAAATGGCAGAAGCTCGAAACAAAGATTTAAGCCTTACCATATCAAGCACTGCTCACAGATATTGCCTGCATGACTCTAGCTCCCATCCCCAAACACTTAACCTCCACTACTcccaaacccacaaaaacacttttcacCCACAAcccctcagcacccagcaggcCAACATGCTGATTGTATCTAATTTTCTTTATCTGCAAACCAATTTACGAGAGAGGACTCAGCTGGAGGGGATTTGGTCCTCAGGAAAATGAGCACAACTGCCATAAGGTGGCAGATGCTGCTCGGCTATCTTTCTGGTTGTGCTTCCTTTGTCTCAGGGCTCCCGCTGAGCTGTATGGGATAGAAGCGGGGTGCTGGTGTTTACTCCCACCTGAGCTCCTGCTGGAGGGCTCTGCTGGCATCAGTCCTGCTCTCGTTGGTGCTGCACAAAGCAAAGCCCAAAGGGATCTGATTTTGTACCGcgatatttttgttttggatgtAGATTTTGCAGGCAAAATACTTTTCCCACAGATGAGTGTGCGCCACTCCAGGATTACGCATGGCAAAGGAACTGAGGGGTTGGAGAGCTGGACCCCAACCAGCGGGTTCACTAGAAGGAGTGGTCAGGCAGCACTCTCATCACACTTTTTGTGATCTTTAGTAAGAAGTAACTCAAATGATGCTGAACTTTTATATCAATTAGCTTAACACTTAATTGGCTATTTTGTTAACATGGAAGTTACGAGTAATGTGAAAGGTAAAACTAGATTTTTAGAACTGTGGTCCAGATCTACATGAGATAAATCTCTATAACTTTATCTACTTGCCTGGACTAGTAACGAGAGAGTGGGTGCCTATCAGTCAGTGCTACTCTGTAGGGTGAGAGCATACAGAGGAATAacatctgaagaaaaggaaacatgCTCATTTTTCATCTCTAGGTAACTTTCCAGCGAGAGCCAAGGAAGCAATGTGAGGGTTTTGACATCTACCCAAGTAAAAGAAACCTTGTCTGTAATGCTGCACCCATGACACAGGCAAGCACACGAAACTACCTCAAACTGTGGCAAATCTAATTTCACTTGCTGTGATATATTTAATCAGTCCACATGTCCTTGGCTGCTTGAGAACTATagtaaaatgtaattatgtCATTATTAACGTTGAAATGACTTGAAAtcaggaggaagaaattaaaatgcttgATATTTAATGCAATTCTCCTGGAATGGGTACAGGAGAGCTCAAACggtatttcatttctgttggaGTCAGGCTGCTCGCTTGGTTTGTCTTCTGCCCCATAGCACATTTTATGCAAGAGTTAATAAAGATAATGCATAGATAAAATCAGAACTATGGAGAACAGTTGCATCAAATTCAGTGCGTCTCCTTTTGCTTATCCCAGCTGAATTTACTCAAAATTGCACCATGTAAACTATCCTGTCCTCCCCGCTGTTCCCACTTTGTGCTGCACAAATCATTTTAGCCAAGTCTCTAAGGATACACTTCCCTCATGTCCCTGCCACTGAAGTACATGCTCGTGTGCCTTGCAGAAGTGACGTGGATTTAGGTGCACACAGTGTTTAGCCCTGCCATGCACATTGAGCTGAACCTGGGCTATTAACTACCTTGTGGCTGCCAGAAATATAATTACTAATGCAGGTAGTAAAGCACTTAGTATGAGCAAGAGCCATAGCTTCTTGGTGTAGAGTGCTACAGCGTCTTGCTTTGTTACTTATGAAGATTGAGggctatattttttccttccgtttttttccccataaaccAGGATTTTGCTAATCTGGCTCCCTGTGACTGCAGCAGGCTGGACAAGAAGCACTTGTGGTCACCTCTTCATGGGCACAGCTACAGCCCAGAAGGGGAAAAGTGGTTACTGGCACCCTTGGGTGACTTCCCAGAAAAGTCAGGTGCAAAAGACATGTAGGATAAACTCCAATGCCCAGCCTGAGAGAGGGAAGATGAGGAACTGAAGGCTCCAACTTTTTGGCAATGCTGCACACCATTTCTTGCCATTAACAAAACGTGCTGCAGAACAGTTTCCCAGCCTGTTTGGCACAAAATCTATACCTACATCTTTCCACAGGATGACATCTGTGTATTTGCCTCTCTGTTTGCCTTGAATAAACCTCTGTGGGGCGGGATGTAAGGAATACATCACTATTCCTGGGGCATGTTTGAGTGCTGGCGTGATCATGTTTCAAATCTGCGGGCAATAAATCAGTTTTGCTTCTGAATTCaatctgctttttcttgatTTGCTTTCAAGACTCTGCTACCCTGGGACAACTGGCAACACATAGCTAACTTTCAAGGAACCAGAGGACTTGTATGAGCTGGGAATAGGTAAAAGCTCTTTGCCCGTGTGTGTAGGTTTAGAAAGGCAGAATAAAACACAAGTCACTGCGGTCATgagcagcccctgctcaagTTGCTCTGCAAAACCagtggcttccagctcctgacTGCTGCCTTGCTGAGTGCCCTGCTGGGAGAAGGAGACAGAGAGGAGCTGGATGATGAGAAGAGGAAGGGTTCTCTAAAAGTTACTCGGCAAAATCAGCCTCAGAAGGTCTTGCAGAGCTCTCTGCTTGATGCAGCTGGGGTGCAATGAGAGGGAGAAAACCCCTGAGGTTTTCTaaagcagctttccttttttggtttgatttttcagGCTCCTCGCTAGGATCTCTGCAAATCTGTATAACATACTGTGTTTGAAGGCAGCAAACTAAATTACCTTTACCTGAATTTAGCTCTTTTAGGCTTTTTCAGGGAATACAGGCCTCAAAAGAGGATTCTTGAATACCAGTCAGACACCTGGTGAACAAGCCAGCTGTTCACAGCTGTTCTTTCCAtctctctttttcattgtttgcagGAACAATGAAGTGATCGAGGACTAAGAGGGTtgaactgacaaaaaaaaaaaaaaaaaaaaaagagacccaAGTGCCAAGCTCTTTAGTGCTCTTTGTAAAACccaaataaagggaaaaataaatcaagcttAGACATCAACAGGAAATTGAAAAGTTACATCAATGGAAGGACAGAAATGTATACGTCAATCATTTGGCTGGAGATGTTGTGgtataaacagatttttatcaCATATAGCTCTCTATTCAAATAATTATGTCCtagatttcttttgtaaaagTACACAGGGTACAATTTTGCCAAGAAACCTCTGagaacaaatatgaaaaatagagCAAGACTGGCTTTGCTGTCCCTGATTTTAAGTTTGCAAAGTATTTAAAGCACAagtttaattcagaaaaacagaagaggctTTTACACAATCCTCCACCAAGTCTTCAGGACTTGTTAGATGCCTACAGCTACGCACATGATGATGTGTTCTGCTGAATGGAGATGGTCTCCTTGAACTGCGCCATCCCCACCATGTTCAAACCGAGTCAGCATTCTCACCTCTCTTTTCTCTCGTTTCTTTTAGTTACTTCGGACGCCCACAAAGAAAAGTTGAACGTGACAGCAGCCCATCACCAACCGAGCGCCTGGAGCTCCTGTCCCCGTCACTGCACCTCGCAGCCGACACACAAGGTCAGCCTGGCGCCACCTCCATCGAAAGGACATCGTCCCTCATCATGGGAACCATGCTGCTGCCAGTCGCCCTCAGCGCAGATAACCAGCCCTCGCGGACAAAGCCTTTGCCTTCCTTTTGAGATGTAAGATATCGGTATacaaacagtaataaataacCAGTGTGTCAGCCCGAACTGAATCCTGTTCCCCTGCCTCACCCACTTCCACTCCATTTaccagcaggatttttttttctttctctgcttcttctacacccatgtttttatttcttattcccTTGGACAAAAGCGGCTTGCAGCAAGTAGCATCTCCTGGgagttttccattttcagtgaaGAGGGAACCATGTCCCCTGTTGGGAGGTTTGGGCCTCTGGTCTCCTCCTTCCAGCTTTACTCCTGACACTTGGCCTCTCTCTCCCCATTATACAGCGGTCAGTCCTACCACACTCCTTGGATTTCTTTCTTGGCACCAGGcacatttttctgctgcaaatATAGCCCAAATcatttttgcattgttttctccTAGCTGCTATCTTATCATTGCTGCATTGTTTCTTCTTGGCTTCCTCTGTGGTTCCTATCTGTCTTCTGGCTTTTTGTATATCACTGTAGGCTTAACTTCAATCAAGTTTTGATGTCATTCATCAGAGCTCTTGTTACCATTATTTCATAGCCTTCTGTTTTCACTCTGTTCCTGTCCATGCCTATCAACCTCTCTTACTCTGCTGAACTCAAGTCAAATGTATCGTTCAACTGAGTGAAGAGCCCTGAGCTGAAGTGGAAGTCCAAGTTGTGTGAAGAAGGCCATGAAAATGTTCACAAGCACAACATGAAATGAGGACTTGTTTGCCCTGAGCTCGCCCCAGAATCTCAGAGCTGAGCCCATCTGCCTGAAGCCCCTGTGATGTTCTACATGCCCAACTATGTGACCTTCTGCCAAAGTacagttctgttttgaaatcagGCGCTGCTTATTCTTTCACACATGATTTgttgaaaaatctgtttaatacCCATCATTCTGGCTGAGCTCTGCACTGATACTTCAGGTTGCTTTTCCCTAAAACCAGCAATAATAACACTTCCATATGTTGGTAGGACACAAATGCCACAACTGCGATCTGCTCCAGTCTggaaatgaaattgaaatgccgagacaaaaataaattatgactCCACAAAAACGTAGCTAGATGTCTATGTCAGCCCACTAATCAACACACTGGTTCCAAAACAGGGAGTTCATACAGATGGAGCTGTGCAGGTGTCTCCAAggtccctcagctgctccaaTTCCAGCCAGAGGCTCTCGCCTGCTTGTGCTGACATTTACTTCTACTTACTGCTGTAGAAAGTCTTGTGTGGAAATGCTGCCATGTTTGCTGTCTCCAAGTGACTGCTGAGATCCCAGTTTGCCAGATCTTCAAGCCAACTTGATGCACATGTGAACAAAATTACTTCTCTTTATGCTTTCCTATAAGTAATCAACTACCCAGTAGCACTTAACTGCATTGGGTCATCCAATGGAGaaaattcagaagcaaaattGACACACACACGATATTCTGAGAATGGCTTCAACTTTGTTAGCCAGTTGCTCAACAGTCTCCTTTGATTAGTAGCATATTTAATCTTCATGTAGCAAAGTTGGCCAAAGAGGAAATTTTGAGAGCTTAAGCTTTATATCCTCCAGGCATTAAATCCACAATTTTTGTCAGAAATAGGTCATCCTGTGTAAAGGGAGGATGATACAACAGTTTATGTTCTTAGACTGAGTGCCAAACTATATAAGAATGTCTATGTTCAATTTAAGAAAGCaaccctttcttttctctaatgTTTAGTGGCTCTTGGCCACAATTATCCACAGATAACCAATAATCCCTTGGGATCAAATTCTTAGCTACATGCCTTGTCTGACCATGAGTCAGTGATGCATTCCAGAAGCCACAGCCCACAGGAGCACGTTTTGTGCAGAGACATAACCAAACCAAAGGGAAGCTTTGTGCGATGTGAGACTGGTACACAAGAACCTGCTCTCTGGTGTCACTTCACACTTCAGTTACATGAAGGCTGCACCTGAGCACTGATGGCCAAGCCTCCTGATAGAGAAAAGCCTGAACCCACCATCGGTATTGTCCTGGGATGAGCAGTACCTCAATAAACAAAGTCCAGCCAAATGTTGTTTTCATTCTTACTCTGACAGATCAGCTAATTAGAGCACAAAATAATATTCTCATGCTTGGCAAACCCCTTTGACCTTGAAAGAACTGGCCTCCTTTTTTGCTCAGACAACATGGAGACCCAGTGCTAAACgatagaaaacaaattaaatatcCAATTTCAAACAGTTGGTCTGGAAGCACTTCAGTTTTTTGCCAtgattcaaaagagaaaaaaataatttcattttgaatattgtAATGCCTTTTAAACAGCACATTGGCTGACCCATCCTGGATCATGACCTCAAGAGCTTCACAtacttgtttttgaaaataagtttcACGCCTTGCCTCAAAAAATGGGTGCTTGAGCTTCACAGCTGCAGTAAGGGGAGAGGAGTTGCCCACCTGCCCCTTGGTGCTGTTTCAAGGGCGACACGCAGATGTCTGACGCccaccccagctgcagggcCCTCAAGTGCAAAGTAGTACAAGGAGCCCTGCAGCAGATATGAGAAGTTCTTCAGTGATGAAGGGAACAGTTCACTTGTGAGCATGGAGGACGTATCTTTTCCACAGACACAGCAATTTTGCTTAAGGACTTTCCATCCATCCCACTACTTTCCAAGAAccctctctcctttctgctcACCTAGCCCAGCAAAAAGGGCATTTTTCAGACCCAGTGCTGAAACCCCACAAGAAGGCACAAATCCCTACAGCTCAGGTGGCAACCAGCAGCCATTCCCCAGTACCCGTCCTCCAGCTTCACAAAGGGCAGAGCTTTAACGCAGCAGCACCCCGGCTTTCAGAAAAGTCTTGGGACACAACAGGAGGTAAATGAAATACCTGATCCTGCAGAGGAGCTATCTGTACTCAGAGGCATGCTAAGTTTCACAAGACCCAGCACGCCGCCCAGGCTCCACACGGACCACCCAGCTGCACAGCAagaagccctttttttttctcatggtttCTGCCATGTCTTTGCGGGACTGCTGCTTTTATAGCTCTCTTGTTTTCCCAGCTGGTTTGTATGCCTGAGATCAGGTCACTGAAAGCAAAGGGCTTGctcagaagtaaaacaaaatctcttttaagtttaaaaagaaagaaaaataaaaagcccacCTGCAGGG
This genomic window from Cygnus atratus isolate AKBS03 ecotype Queensland, Australia chromosome 18, CAtr_DNAZoo_HiC_assembly, whole genome shotgun sequence contains:
- the SMIM36 gene encoding small integral membrane protein 36 → MEFYLEIDPVTLNLIILVASYVILLLVFLISCVLYDCRGKDPSKEYAPEVPANSQPPIRLVVMQQGSPGTRWAKGLVSAYENASDLPGKRTTVV